A genomic region of Caldicellulosiruptor acetigenus contains the following coding sequences:
- a CDS encoding ribonuclease HI family protein, with translation MYKGYFDGASKGNPGPAGAGIVIVNPEGRVIMEYSKELGIRTNNEAEYLALIELLQKALELGIKELEIMGDSQLAINQVFGNWNINMPHLYALYNQATELLEKFDRVKARWIPREMNRFADSLSNKAITRPPPNTFPVENLEQITDHIFIAHGTEDYAVDVLHRACTCPDFVNRHRECKHLLAAYKVADKLEKEIETTT, from the coding sequence ATGTACAAAGGCTATTTCGACGGCGCATCAAAGGGCAATCCCGGTCCAGCAGGTGCAGGAATTGTGATTGTCAACCCTGAAGGCAGGGTGATTATGGAATACTCAAAAGAGCTTGGTATCAGAACCAACAACGAAGCAGAATACCTCGCACTGATAGAACTATTGCAAAAGGCTCTGGAGTTGGGTATTAAGGAATTAGAAATCATGGGAGACAGCCAGCTTGCGATTAATCAGGTGTTTGGCAACTGGAACATAAACATGCCACACCTGTATGCACTCTACAATCAGGCGACAGAACTGTTAGAAAAGTTTGACAGGGTTAAAGCAAGGTGGATCCCACGTGAAATGAACCGGTTTGCAGATTCGCTTTCGAACAAGGCAATAACCAGACCACCACCCAATACCTTCCCGGTAGAAAATTTAGAACAAATAACAGACCATATTTTCATCGCACACGGCACAGAAGATTATGCTGTAGATGTTTTGCACAGAGCCTGCACCTGTCCTGATTTTGTCAACAGACACAGAGAGTGCAAGCACTTGCTGGCAGCGTATAAGGTTGCAGACAAGTTAGAAAAAGAAATAGAAACAACGACATAA
- a CDS encoding ComEC/Rec2 family competence protein, whose product MFVLLRIRKHIVSVLFAIAFAFSLFSFSFAATQKTLNVNVIDVGQGDSILIRTPAGKNVLVDSGPNTAESAVLDFLKSKGSKKLDVIVVTHPHEDHIGNMDVIIQNFAVGKVYAPNVTTNTKAFESFLLAVKNKGLKLTVPDVGQNISPDSKVKMIVLSPNKKDKYEDLNDYSIVLKVEYGKTSFLLMGDATSNIEEKILHNSKFKAMLKSDVLKVGHHGSKYSSTSAFLNTVKPKYAVISVGKDNPYGHPSPLTLSKLKSLGAEILRTDEQGTITITSDGQTIKVDKKSSAIKPQAPPSSSTTGYKYIGNSNTKKFHYPWCTWAKKITTGHRVYFKTKEEAISKGYIPCKVCKP is encoded by the coding sequence ATGTTTGTGTTGCTTAGAATCAGGAAACATATTGTATCTGTTTTGTTTGCAATAGCTTTTGCCTTTTCATTGTTTTCTTTCTCATTTGCAGCAACACAGAAAACACTGAACGTCAATGTTATTGATGTTGGACAGGGTGACAGTATCCTTATCCGGACTCCAGCAGGCAAGAATGTTTTGGTTGACAGTGGTCCAAACACAGCAGAGAGTGCAGTTCTAGATTTCCTGAAGAGTAAGGGTAGCAAAAAGCTCGATGTCATTGTTGTAACTCATCCACATGAGGACCACATTGGCAACATGGATGTAATTATTCAAAACTTTGCGGTTGGCAAGGTGTATGCTCCTAATGTGACAACCAATACAAAGGCATTTGAGAGTTTTTTGCTGGCAGTCAAGAACAAAGGGCTGAAACTAACAGTTCCAGATGTCGGCCAAAACATTTCACCAGACAGTAAAGTCAAGATGATTGTCTTGAGTCCAAACAAAAAAGACAAATACGAAGATTTAAATGACTATTCGATTGTGCTAAAAGTTGAATACGGCAAGACAAGTTTCTTGCTGATGGGAGATGCAACGTCAAACATAGAGGAAAAGATTTTGCACAACAGCAAGTTCAAAGCAATGCTAAAATCGGATGTTCTCAAAGTTGGACATCACGGGTCCAAATACTCATCAACCTCAGCATTTCTGAACACTGTTAAACCAAAGTATGCAGTGATTTCAGTAGGGAAAGACAACCCGTACGGTCATCCGTCTCCACTAACTTTGTCAAAGCTAAAAAGTTTGGGTGCTGAAATTTTAAGAACAGATGAGCAGGGGACAATAACAATAACAAGCGATGGACAAACAATCAAGGTAGACAAAAAGTCATCAGCGATAAAACCACAGGCACCACCCAGCAGTTCGACAACTGGGTATAAGTACATTGGCAATTCAAATACGAAGAAGTTTCATTATCCCTGGTGTACATGGGCTAAAAAGATTACAACCGGTCATAGAGTGTATTTCAAGACAAAAGAAGAAGCTATTTCTAAAGGCTATATCCCATGCAAAGTTTGTAAACCGTAA
- a CDS encoding tyrosine-type recombinase/integrase produces MLLQEFEQWLKVIDHTQKTVINYVKDIELFFKWYKETTGEELRSSAFNEFVLTQYKSYMLTVQKLKPSSVNRKIQALRKFGCFLVAKGYLQTNPAENLKQVKDVRDNLAPVALSKQEVFKLRKTVYMYGKIRDIAIIELFLNTGLRLSEVAGLKIDDVEFGERKGKLKVLGKGRKYREIPLNSDMRKILSQYLEKRKHIDCDFLFTTSTGKPLQPNSIYRLVKRYAERAGIELHPHMLRHTFAQTLIDKGTNVFDVKYLLGHEKLETTMRYKQPSREVQEKALENLYNS; encoded by the coding sequence ATGCTTTTGCAAGAATTTGAACAATGGCTCAAGGTAATAGACCACACTCAAAAGACAGTCATAAACTATGTTAAAGACATTGAACTTTTCTTTAAGTGGTACAAAGAAACTACTGGGGAAGAATTAAGATCTTCAGCATTCAACGAGTTTGTGCTAACCCAGTACAAATCCTACATGCTAACAGTACAGAAGCTGAAACCCAGCTCGGTCAACAGGAAGATACAGGCTTTGAGAAAGTTTGGATGTTTTCTCGTTGCAAAAGGCTATTTGCAAACAAACCCTGCTGAAAATCTAAAACAGGTAAAAGATGTTAGAGACAACCTTGCACCAGTAGCTCTCTCAAAGCAGGAAGTGTTTAAATTGAGAAAAACAGTGTATATGTACGGCAAAATTAGAGACATTGCGATAATTGAACTGTTCCTGAACACAGGCTTGCGTTTATCAGAAGTAGCAGGTTTGAAAATTGATGACGTTGAATTTGGAGAACGCAAAGGCAAACTCAAAGTCCTCGGGAAAGGGAGGAAGTATCGTGAGATCCCACTCAACAGTGATATGCGGAAAATTCTTTCACAGTACCTTGAAAAGCGGAAACACATAGACTGCGATTTTCTGTTCACGACCAGTACAGGTAAACCACTGCAACCCAACAGCATATACAGACTGGTTAAAAGGTACGCTGAAAGAGCTGGAATTGAGCTGCATCCACACATGCTGCGTCATACATTTGCACAGACTTTGATAGACAAAGGCACAAATGTATTTGACGTTAAATATCTGCTGGGACATGAAAAACTTGAGACCACAATGCGCTACAAACAGCCCAGCAGGGAAGTACAGGAGAAAGCACTGGAGAACCTATACAATTCCTAA